The following coding sequences are from one Mycolicibacterium aichiense window:
- a CDS encoding DsbA family protein, whose translation MATNKKSTPRYDLKAQDRKRNLAIQLGLTGIVVIFAVALVLYIVMSHDKKTAAAGDAQAVRITSSQLIKKDGTDEPKAVLSLYEDFQCPHCRDFEKAFGPTISKLVEAGAIAADYYSVAILNSRLNDNYSTRAANAAYCVGDADKEAFPRYHSALFAMQPEEGAGGAPDNARLIETARQAGVPTDKVSSCINSGKHSDMVEGLAAASKITATPTIRLNGQDISPASPEDLITKVKAIVGNVPGLDNAPAPPSPTQPTPAPTS comes from the coding sequence GTGGCCACCAACAAGAAGTCCACCCCCCGCTACGACCTGAAAGCCCAGGACCGTAAGCGCAACCTGGCCATCCAGCTGGGGCTGACCGGCATCGTCGTCATCTTCGCCGTCGCACTGGTGCTCTACATCGTGATGAGTCACGACAAGAAGACCGCCGCGGCAGGCGACGCGCAGGCGGTGCGGATCACCTCGAGCCAGCTGATCAAGAAGGACGGCACCGACGAGCCCAAGGCGGTTCTGTCGCTCTACGAGGACTTCCAATGCCCGCACTGCCGTGATTTCGAGAAGGCTTTCGGCCCGACCATCTCCAAGTTGGTCGAAGCCGGTGCCATAGCCGCCGACTACTACTCGGTCGCCATCCTCAACTCGCGGCTCAACGACAACTACTCCACTCGCGCGGCCAACGCGGCCTATTGCGTCGGCGACGCCGACAAGGAAGCGTTCCCGCGCTACCACTCCGCGCTGTTCGCCATGCAGCCCGAGGAAGGTGCGGGCGGTGCCCCTGACAACGCCCGCCTGATCGAGACCGCCCGGCAGGCCGGGGTGCCGACCGACAAGGTCTCGTCGTGCATCAACTCCGGCAAGCACAGCGACATGGTCGAGGGTCTGGCCGCGGCATCGAAGATCACGGCGACGCCGACCATTCGGCTCAACGGCCAGGACATCAGCCCGGCTTCGCCCGAGGACCTGATCACCAAGGTCAAGGCCATCGTCGGCAACGTGCCCGGCCTGGACAACGCCCCCGCGCCGCCGAGCCCGACCCAGCCCACGCCGGCCCCGACGTCATGA
- a CDS encoding vitamin K epoxide reductase family protein: protein MSVATPAPVEPTEPVESKDPSGGVAVRPASAWWVLIAGVIGLVASATLTIEKIEILVNPAYVPSCSINPVLSCGSVMITPQASAFGFPNPLIGIASFAVVVATGVLAVAKVRLPRWYWLGLTVGTALATVFIHWLIFQTLYRIGALCPYCMVVWAVTVPLLVVVSSISLRPLAGNVVARVLYTWRWSIVTLWFTALLLMILVRFWNYWSTLI from the coding sequence ATGAGCGTGGCGACCCCGGCTCCGGTCGAACCGACCGAACCCGTCGAGTCGAAAGACCCGTCGGGCGGGGTCGCGGTGCGGCCGGCCAGCGCCTGGTGGGTGCTGATCGCCGGCGTCATCGGTCTGGTCGCCTCGGCCACCCTGACGATCGAGAAGATCGAGATCCTGGTCAACCCGGCCTACGTGCCGAGTTGCAGCATCAACCCGGTGCTGTCCTGCGGATCGGTGATGATCACACCGCAGGCGTCGGCCTTCGGCTTCCCGAACCCGCTGATCGGAATCGCCTCGTTCGCCGTCGTCGTGGCCACCGGCGTACTCGCCGTGGCCAAGGTGCGGCTGCCGCGGTGGTACTGGCTCGGACTCACGGTGGGCACCGCGTTGGCCACGGTGTTCATCCACTGGCTGATCTTCCAGACGCTGTACCGCATCGGCGCACTGTGCCCGTACTGCATGGTGGTGTGGGCGGTCACCGTCCCGCTGTTGGTCGTGGTGTCCTCGATCTCGCTTCGCCCGCTGGCGGGCAACGTGGTCGCCCGAGTGCTCTACACCTGGCGATGGTCGATCGTGACGCTGTGGTTCACCGCGTTGCTCTTGATGATCCTCGTCCGCTTCTGGAACTACTGGTCCACGCTCATCTAG
- a CDS encoding pyruvate carboxylase, translated as MISKVLVANRGEIAIRAFRAAYEMGIGTVAIFPYEDRNSLHRLKADEAYQIGDVGHPVRAYLSVDEIVATAQAAGADAIYPGYGFLSENPELAAACAASGITFVGPDSSILELTGNKARAIAAAREAGLPVLTSSAPSASVEELVAAAEDMEFPLFVKAVAGGGGRGMRRVTEPSALPESIEAASREAESAFGDPTVFLEQAVVNPRHIEVQILADTYGNVIHLYERDCSVQRRHQKVIELAPAPNLDPALRDQICADAVAFARHIGYTCAGTVEFLLDERGRHVFIEMNPRIQVEHTVTEEITDVDLVSAQLRIASGETLADLGLSQDAIAPHGAALQCRITTEDPANGFRPDTGRITTYRSPGGAGIRLDGGTHLGADIAAHFDSMLVKLTCRGRDFPTAVARAKRAVAEFRIRGVSTNIPFLQAVLDDPDFQAGRITTSFIDERPELLTSRTSADRGTKMLKFLAEVTVNSPYRDRPRYYPQDKLPDIDIATSAPPPGSKQRLDELGPEGFAKWLKETPAIGVTDTTFRDAHQSLLATRVRSSGLLKVAPYIARMTPELLSIECWGGATYDVALRFLKEDPWERLASLREAIPNICLQMLLRGRNTVGYTPYPETVTHAFVDEAARTGVDIFRIFDALNNVESMRPAIDAVRATGSAVAEVAMSYTGDLSNPAETLYTLDYWLRLAEQIVDAGAHVLAIKDMAGLLRPPAAHTLVSALRSRFDLPVHVHTHDTPGGQLATYTAAWHAGASAVDGAAAPLSGTTSQPPLSAIVAAAAHTPYDTGINLDAVCDLEPYWELLRRVYAPFEAGLPAPTGRVYHHEIPGGQLSNLRTQAIALGLGERFEDVENAYAGADRILGRLVKVTPSSKVVGDLALALVGAGITAEEFAEDPARHDIPDSVIGFLRGELGDPPGGWPEPLRTKALEGRGAAKPEKSLSVEDEKVLGEPGPARQAALNRLLFPGPTREFEAHREEYGDTSGLSANQFWSGLRHGDEHRIELERGVELIVGLEAISEPDERGMRTVMCIINGQLRPVLVRDTNIAETVPAAEKADRTNPDHVAAPFAGVVTVGVAVDEKVKAGQTIATIEAMKMEAAITAPKSGTVTRVAVSSTAQVEGGDLLVVIGSEGLTGGSA; from the coding sequence GTGATTTCCAAAGTCCTCGTGGCCAATCGCGGTGAGATTGCGATCCGAGCTTTCCGCGCCGCCTACGAAATGGGCATCGGCACGGTGGCGATCTTCCCGTACGAGGACCGCAATTCGTTGCACCGCCTCAAGGCCGACGAGGCGTATCAAATCGGCGATGTCGGGCATCCGGTACGGGCGTACCTGTCTGTCGACGAGATCGTCGCCACCGCGCAGGCGGCCGGCGCGGACGCGATCTATCCCGGTTACGGCTTCCTGTCGGAGAATCCCGAATTGGCGGCAGCCTGCGCGGCGTCGGGGATCACGTTCGTCGGCCCCGACTCCTCGATCCTCGAACTCACCGGCAACAAGGCTCGAGCGATCGCCGCGGCCCGCGAGGCGGGCCTGCCGGTGCTGACGTCGTCGGCGCCGTCGGCCTCGGTGGAGGAATTGGTCGCTGCCGCCGAGGACATGGAGTTCCCACTGTTCGTCAAGGCCGTCGCCGGCGGCGGCGGCCGCGGAATGCGCCGGGTGACCGAGCCGTCGGCATTGCCGGAGTCGATCGAGGCTGCCAGCCGCGAGGCCGAGTCCGCCTTCGGTGATCCCACGGTGTTCCTCGAACAGGCCGTGGTGAACCCGCGTCACATCGAAGTACAGATCCTCGCCGACACCTACGGCAACGTCATCCACCTCTACGAGCGCGACTGCAGTGTGCAGCGCCGCCATCAGAAGGTCATCGAACTGGCCCCGGCGCCCAACCTGGATCCGGCTCTGCGCGACCAGATCTGCGCTGACGCCGTCGCCTTCGCCCGCCACATCGGCTACACCTGCGCGGGCACCGTCGAGTTCCTGCTCGACGAGCGCGGCCGGCATGTGTTCATCGAGATGAATCCCCGGATCCAGGTGGAGCACACCGTGACCGAGGAGATCACCGATGTCGACCTGGTGTCGGCGCAGTTGAGGATCGCATCGGGGGAGACGCTGGCCGATCTGGGTCTGAGCCAGGACGCCATCGCGCCGCACGGTGCGGCCCTGCAATGCCGCATCACCACCGAGGACCCGGCCAACGGATTCCGCCCCGACACCGGACGGATCACCACCTACCGCTCGCCGGGCGGCGCGGGTATTCGGCTCGACGGCGGGACCCATCTTGGCGCTGACATCGCCGCGCATTTCGATTCGATGCTGGTCAAGCTCACCTGTCGTGGCCGCGATTTCCCCACCGCGGTGGCCCGTGCCAAGCGGGCGGTAGCCGAGTTCCGGATCCGTGGCGTCTCGACGAATATCCCGTTCCTGCAAGCGGTTCTGGACGATCCGGATTTCCAGGCCGGGCGGATCACCACGTCGTTCATCGACGAGCGTCCCGAACTGCTGACGTCGCGGACCTCCGCGGACCGCGGAACCAAGATGCTGAAGTTCCTGGCCGAGGTGACGGTCAACTCGCCGTACCGCGACCGGCCCCGGTACTACCCGCAGGACAAGTTGCCCGACATCGACATCGCGACGAGCGCCCCGCCGCCCGGCAGCAAGCAGCGCCTCGATGAACTGGGTCCTGAGGGATTCGCCAAGTGGCTCAAGGAAACTCCCGCGATCGGCGTGACAGATACGACGTTCCGCGACGCCCATCAGTCACTGCTGGCGACCCGCGTGCGGTCCTCGGGACTGCTCAAAGTCGCCCCGTACATCGCTCGGATGACGCCGGAACTGCTGTCCATCGAATGCTGGGGTGGAGCGACTTATGATGTCGCGCTCCGGTTTTTGAAGGAAGACCCGTGGGAGCGGCTGGCCTCGCTACGTGAGGCGATCCCCAACATCTGCCTGCAGATGCTGCTGCGCGGCCGCAACACCGTCGGCTACACGCCCTACCCGGAAACGGTGACGCACGCGTTCGTCGACGAGGCCGCTCGCACCGGTGTCGACATCTTCCGAATCTTCGACGCGCTCAACAACGTCGAGTCGATGCGGCCGGCCATCGACGCGGTGCGCGCGACCGGCTCGGCGGTCGCCGAAGTCGCGATGTCCTATACCGGCGACCTGTCCAACCCGGCCGAGACGTTGTACACGCTCGACTACTGGCTGCGGTTGGCCGAGCAGATCGTCGACGCCGGCGCCCACGTGCTGGCGATCAAGGACATGGCCGGGCTGCTGCGCCCACCGGCGGCGCACACGCTGGTCTCCGCGCTACGGAGCCGCTTCGACCTGCCGGTGCACGTGCATACCCACGACACCCCGGGCGGTCAGCTCGCCACCTATACCGCGGCCTGGCATGCCGGCGCCAGCGCGGTGGACGGGGCGGCGGCTCCGCTGTCGGGCACCACCAGCCAGCCTCCGCTGTCGGCGATCGTCGCCGCCGCGGCGCACACGCCGTACGACACCGGCATCAACCTCGACGCGGTATGCGACCTGGAGCCGTACTGGGAGCTGCTGCGCCGGGTGTACGCCCCGTTCGAAGCCGGCCTGCCCGCACCGACCGGCCGGGTGTACCACCACGAAATCCCCGGCGGCCAGCTGAGCAACCTACGTACCCAAGCCATCGCGCTGGGGCTGGGCGAGCGGTTCGAGGACGTCGAGAACGCCTACGCGGGAGCCGATCGGATCCTGGGCCGGCTGGTGAAGGTCACGCCGTCGAGCAAGGTGGTCGGCGACCTGGCGCTGGCCCTGGTCGGTGCGGGGATCACCGCCGAGGAGTTCGCCGAAGACCCGGCCCGCCACGACATCCCGGACTCGGTCATCGGGTTCCTGCGCGGCGAGCTTGGCGATCCGCCCGGCGGCTGGCCAGAACCGTTGCGCACCAAGGCTTTGGAAGGGCGTGGGGCCGCCAAGCCCGAAAAGTCGCTGTCGGTCGAAGACGAGAAGGTGCTGGGTGAACCGGGCCCGGCCCGCCAGGCGGCACTGAACCGGCTGCTGTTCCCCGGGCCCACCAGGGAATTCGAGGCGCACCGCGAAGAGTACGGCGACACCTCGGGACTTTCGGCCAACCAGTTCTGGTCCGGTCTGCGGCACGGCGACGAACATCGCATCGAGCTTGAGCGCGGTGTCGAGCTGATCGTCGGGCTGGAGGCCATCTCCGAACCCGACGAACGCGGAATGCGCACGGTGATGTGCATCATCAACGGCCAGCTGCGCCCGGTGTTGGTGCGCGACACCAACATCGCCGAAACCGTGCCGGCCGCCGAGAAGGCAGACCGGACCAACCCCGATCACGTCGCCGCTCCGTTCGCCGGGGTGGTCACCGTCGGGGTCGCCGTCGACGAGAAGGTCAAAGCGGGCCAGACCATCGCCACCATCGAGGCGATGAAGATGGAGGCCGCCATCACCGCACCCAAGAGCGGCACCGTCACTCGCGTCGCCGTCAGCAGCACCGCGCAGGTCGAAGGCGGTGACCTGCTGGTGGTGATCGGTTCGGAGGGATTGACCGGGGGATCGGCCTGA